From one Streptomyces sp. N50 genomic stretch:
- a CDS encoding LamG-like jellyroll fold domain-containing protein, whose translation MCTSHEHDQCETAQAGAGRRSFLRATALLGAAATAGVALPTTAEAAPATASWRPDTDSRRFTLAVMPDTQYLFDGPSIDKAPIEASLRYLLEHGKDENIVFLSHLGDLTQNGAKPEFAAIGEAFRLLDRRGVGYSVLAGNHDVNSSTDDQRGTSAYLDTFGPQRFKGARTFGGASADGYNTYHLFEAAGRAWMVLALDWRLSAKGYAWAKSVLAQHPHTPVILTTHELVVEDDQLSDYGQQLWDQLIEDHDQIFLTLNGHYWPAGRATRKNAAGNDVHLHLTNYQNRYFGGAAMIRLYRFDLDRGVIDVETVSPWILGRAAQGLNELERQEIELSGDADRFTVGIDFADRFAGFAPVAARPSRPASKLLVPGTVAYWRFDGHADATAVSGTVRDQSGRGNDLTLVAVGGGALNWSSDHHPDQPGHGSLEFTGYKSPLKGAYLRTVDGAPLNSATFKRGYTVEAFYRLPADWDPDHNAWSGLVSRTGTGGAAGKTGDDPDEPLATLSLSNDREPQWAVRPLNQEGIASNWGQETPLETWWHLAVVNDGRHTTLYVEGCPVVRNPTATAVGLTSVGLPWLLGGYEYAGKIDQILHGRLGDVRIVERALPITSFMNH comes from the coding sequence GTGTGTACTTCGCATGAGCACGATCAGTGCGAGACGGCCCAGGCCGGCGCCGGACGGCGCAGTTTCCTCCGCGCGACGGCCCTGCTCGGCGCCGCCGCGACGGCCGGTGTCGCACTGCCGACCACCGCCGAAGCAGCCCCGGCGACGGCGAGTTGGCGCCCCGACACCGACAGCCGGCGCTTCACCCTCGCGGTGATGCCGGACACCCAGTACCTCTTCGACGGGCCGAGCATCGACAAGGCGCCGATCGAGGCCTCGCTGCGCTATCTCCTGGAGCACGGCAAGGACGAGAACATCGTGTTCCTGTCCCACCTGGGCGACCTGACGCAGAACGGCGCGAAGCCCGAATTCGCCGCGATCGGCGAGGCGTTCAGGCTGCTGGACCGGCGGGGTGTCGGCTACAGCGTGCTGGCCGGCAACCACGACGTGAACTCGTCGACCGACGACCAGCGCGGCACCTCGGCGTACCTGGACACGTTCGGGCCGCAGCGCTTCAAGGGCGCGCGCACGTTCGGCGGCGCCTCCGCCGACGGCTACAACACGTACCACCTCTTCGAGGCGGCGGGCCGTGCGTGGATGGTGCTCGCACTGGACTGGCGGCTGTCGGCGAAGGGGTACGCGTGGGCGAAGAGTGTTCTGGCCCAGCACCCGCACACCCCGGTGATCCTGACGACGCACGAGCTGGTCGTCGAGGACGACCAACTGTCGGACTACGGACAGCAGTTGTGGGACCAGCTGATCGAGGACCACGACCAGATCTTCCTGACGCTCAACGGGCACTACTGGCCCGCGGGCCGGGCGACCCGCAAGAACGCGGCCGGCAATGACGTCCACCTGCACCTGACGAACTATCAGAACCGTTACTTCGGCGGCGCGGCGATGATCCGCCTCTACCGCTTCGACCTGGACCGCGGGGTCATCGACGTCGAGACGGTCTCGCCGTGGATCCTGGGCCGGGCGGCACAGGGCCTCAACGAGCTGGAGCGCCAGGAGATCGAACTCAGCGGCGACGCCGACCGGTTCACCGTGGGCATCGACTTCGCGGACCGCTTCGCCGGCTTCGCCCCGGTCGCCGCCCGCCCGTCGCGTCCCGCCTCGAAGCTCCTCGTCCCCGGCACGGTGGCGTACTGGCGCTTCGACGGACACGCCGACGCCACGGCCGTGAGCGGAACGGTCCGCGACCAGTCGGGACGCGGCAACGACCTCACCCTCGTCGCGGTCGGCGGCGGCGCCCTGAACTGGTCCTCGGACCACCACCCCGACCAACCCGGCCACGGCAGCCTGGAGTTCACCGGCTACAAGTCGCCGCTGAAGGGCGCGTATCTGCGGACGGTCGACGGGGCGCCCCTCAACTCGGCGACGTTCAAGCGGGGTTACACCGTCGAGGCGTTCTACCGGCTGCCCGCCGACTGGGACCCCGACCACAACGCCTGGTCGGGACTGGTGAGTCGGACCGGCACGGGCGGCGCCGCGGGCAAGACCGGGGACGACCCGGACGAGCCCCTCGCCACGCTCTCGCTCTCCAACGACCGTGAACCCCAGTGGGCGGTACGGCCGTTGAACCAGGAGGGCATCGCCAGCAACTGGGGTCAGGAGACCCCGCTGGAGACCTGGTGGCACCTCGCCGTCGTCAACGACGGCAGGCACACCACGCTCTACGTCGAGGGCTGCCCCGTCGTGCGCAACCCGACGGCGACCGCCGTGGGCCTCACCTCGGTCGGGCTGCCCTGGCTGCTCGGCGGCTACGAGTACGCCGGGAAGATCGACCAGATCCTGCACGGCCGGCTCGGCGACGTCCGGATCGTCGAACGGGCGCTGCCCATCACGTCGTTCATGAACCACTGA
- a CDS encoding carbohydrate kinase family protein, whose product MDDPRPDVLLTGLLFYDLVLTGLPQPPTPGEEIWTSGMGCGPGGIANLAVAASRFGLRTSLATVFGDDFYGAYCHEILAGQEGVDLSLSRTANGWHTPVTVSLAHGDDRALVTHGQEPPYSQDVLMGDPPEARTALVHLEAEPRAWLAKASANGTQIYADVGWDPTEQWSRDLLDQLALCHAFLPNEAEAMAYTRTDSAVAALGTLTELVPVAVITRGGDGAIAVDQTTGEYAEVPALAVDVLDATGAGDVFGASFVAASLGGWPLEERLRFAVLAAGLSVQHHGGALAAPGWYGVDRWLHTVRDPELRSAYGFLADRIPADPGPPVAYAPVTPPARE is encoded by the coding sequence GTGGACGACCCCCGGCCCGATGTGCTGCTGACCGGGCTGCTCTTCTACGACCTCGTCCTCACGGGTCTGCCGCAGCCGCCGACACCGGGCGAGGAGATCTGGACCAGCGGCATGGGCTGCGGCCCGGGCGGCATCGCGAACCTCGCGGTCGCCGCGTCCCGCTTCGGCCTGCGGACCTCCCTGGCCACGGTCTTCGGCGACGACTTCTACGGTGCCTACTGCCATGAGATCCTCGCCGGCCAGGAGGGCGTCGACCTCTCCCTGTCCCGCACCGCGAACGGCTGGCACACCCCCGTCACCGTCTCGCTCGCCCACGGCGACGACCGGGCGCTGGTCACCCACGGCCAGGAACCGCCGTACTCCCAGGACGTGCTGATGGGCGACCCGCCCGAGGCGCGCACCGCGCTGGTGCACCTGGAGGCCGAGCCGCGCGCGTGGCTCGCCAAGGCCTCCGCGAACGGCACGCAGATCTACGCCGACGTCGGCTGGGACCCCACCGAGCAGTGGTCCCGTGACCTGCTCGACCAGCTCGCCCTGTGCCACGCCTTCCTCCCCAACGAGGCCGAGGCGATGGCCTACACCCGCACCGACAGCGCGGTCGCGGCGCTCGGCACGCTCACCGAGCTGGTGCCGGTCGCGGTGATCACGCGGGGCGGCGACGGGGCGATCGCCGTCGACCAGACGACCGGCGAGTACGCGGAGGTCCCGGCCCTGGCCGTGGACGTCCTGGACGCGACGGGTGCCGGTGACGTGTTCGGCGCGAGCTTCGTCGCGGCCTCGCTCGGCGGCTGGCCGCTGGAGGAACGGCTGCGGTTCGCGGTGCTCGCGGCCGGGCTGTCCGTCCAGCACCACGGCGGTGCGCTGGCGGCACCGGGCTGGTACGGCGTCGACCGTTGGCTGCATACAGTCCGCGATCCCGAACTGCGGAGTGCATACGGTTTTCTGGCCGACCGGATCCCGGCGGATCCCGGCCCGCCCGTCGCGTACGCACCTGTGACTCCCCCCGCACGGGAGTAA
- a CDS encoding sugar ABC transporter permease, whose translation MATALDKPPAAVDSSSATSRPKSGFRKYWHLYAAISPFYLLFLCFGLIPVGFSFYLSLHRWDGLGSMEWAGLSQYKYLLSDTDFWNSIGNTLIIWALATFPMIFLAMITAVMLNSAVRFKNVYRFAYFLPNVTSVVAIAIVFGSVFSTNFGLVNALLQAVGIDQIAWLNTPWGIKIAIATLMTWQWTGYNAIIFLAGLQTIPSEVYEAARMDGAGPVQTFFRITLPMMRPVLLFVLVISTVTGLQSFSEPQVLLQNTSNDSTFAGGPGHSGQTMVLYFFQQTFDNNDFGYGAAVAWGIFLVVIIFSIVNWRLVQRRGED comes from the coding sequence ATGGCCACCGCACTGGACAAGCCCCCTGCCGCCGTGGACAGTTCGTCCGCCACCTCTCGGCCCAAGAGCGGGTTCCGCAAGTACTGGCATCTGTATGCCGCGATCTCCCCGTTCTATCTGCTGTTCCTCTGCTTCGGGCTGATCCCCGTCGGGTTCTCGTTCTACCTCTCCCTGCACCGCTGGGACGGCCTCGGCTCGATGGAGTGGGCGGGGCTCTCGCAGTACAAGTACCTGCTGAGCGACACCGACTTCTGGAACTCGATCGGCAACACCCTGATCATCTGGGCGCTGGCGACGTTCCCCATGATCTTCCTCGCGATGATCACGGCCGTGATGCTCAACTCGGCGGTCCGCTTCAAGAACGTGTACCGCTTCGCCTACTTCCTCCCGAACGTCACCTCGGTGGTGGCGATCGCGATCGTCTTCGGCTCGGTGTTCTCCACCAACTTCGGCCTGGTGAACGCCCTGTTGCAGGCGGTGGGCATCGACCAGATCGCCTGGCTGAACACCCCGTGGGGCATCAAGATCGCGATCGCGACGCTGATGACCTGGCAGTGGACCGGCTACAACGCGATCATCTTCCTCGCCGGTCTGCAGACCATCCCGAGCGAGGTGTACGAGGCGGCCCGGATGGACGGCGCCGGCCCGGTCCAGACCTTCTTCCGGATCACGCTCCCGATGATGCGGCCGGTGCTGCTGTTCGTGCTCGTCATCTCGACGGTCACCGGTCTGCAGAGCTTCTCCGAACCCCAGGTGCTGCTCCAGAACACCTCCAACGACTCGACGTTCGCGGGCGGTCCGGGCCACTCCGGCCAGACGATGGTCCTGTACTTCTTCCAACAGACCTTCGACAACAACGACTTCGGTTACGGCGCCGCCGTGGCCTGGGGCATCTTCCTCGTCGTCATCATCTTCTCCATCGTCAACTGGCGCCTGGTGCAGCGCCGGGGCGAAGACTAG
- a CDS encoding ABC transporter substrate-binding protein, whose translation MRLSRRGLLRAGLAGTAATALGGLASGCAVPTGSTGRNMVLWYWDGGLGDTVVKNAKARYDRTVDLQAIKIGGYYRSKLITTMAGRAHIPDIAGLKGEDMASYLPNADQFVDLRTLGAEKYKSQYLDWKWQQGIADDGTMVGFPIDCGPVAHFYQYAVFRKAGLPYEPADVSGELNTWEKFFAAGEQLRKRVPGASLVTDVNSIFENVVNQGSKRYVDKDRHFIGDQEHVRQAWALAVEAKRRKIVSDLVSGTPDQLSAVQDGKLPSQLGASWATSDIKTGVPKTKGRWRVAQMPVRPANNGGSFLSITKACREPEQAFRIITWMMNAANQAQGFVDAGLFPSTPASYDLKSVRVPDPFFGGQDTMDIFGPAAQKITVAYNSPFDIALGQPLKDEIKNVGVLGKDPKKAWSDAMSKCRRIADHLGVSY comes from the coding sequence GTGCGGCTCTCACGAAGAGGCCTGCTCCGTGCGGGCCTGGCCGGTACGGCGGCCACGGCGCTAGGCGGCCTGGCGTCCGGCTGTGCCGTTCCGACCGGTTCCACCGGCCGGAACATGGTCCTGTGGTACTGGGACGGCGGCCTCGGCGACACGGTCGTCAAGAACGCCAAGGCGCGTTACGACCGTACGGTCGACCTCCAGGCGATCAAGATCGGCGGCTACTACCGGTCCAAGCTGATCACCACGATGGCCGGCCGCGCCCACATCCCCGACATCGCCGGCCTCAAGGGCGAGGACATGGCGTCCTATCTGCCCAACGCCGACCAGTTCGTGGACCTCAGGACGCTCGGCGCGGAGAAGTACAAGAGCCAGTACCTGGACTGGAAGTGGCAGCAGGGCATCGCCGACGACGGCACGATGGTCGGCTTCCCCATCGACTGCGGTCCGGTGGCGCACTTCTACCAGTACGCCGTGTTCCGCAAGGCCGGGCTGCCGTACGAACCCGCCGACGTCTCAGGGGAGTTGAACACCTGGGAGAAGTTCTTCGCGGCGGGCGAGCAGCTCAGGAAGCGGGTTCCCGGGGCGTCCCTGGTCACCGACGTCAACAGCATCTTCGAGAACGTGGTGAACCAGGGTTCCAAGCGGTACGTCGACAAGGACAGGCACTTCATCGGCGACCAGGAACACGTGCGCCAGGCCTGGGCATTGGCGGTCGAGGCCAAGCGGCGCAAGATCGTCTCGGATCTGGTCAGCGGCACCCCGGACCAGCTCTCGGCCGTGCAGGACGGCAAGCTGCCCAGTCAGCTGGGCGCCTCCTGGGCAACCAGCGACATCAAGACCGGCGTGCCAAAGACCAAGGGGCGCTGGCGAGTTGCCCAGATGCCGGTGCGGCCGGCCAACAACGGCGGTTCGTTCCTGTCGATCACCAAGGCGTGCCGGGAGCCCGAGCAGGCCTTCCGGATCATCACCTGGATGATGAACGCGGCCAACCAGGCCCAAGGCTTCGTCGACGCGGGCCTGTTCCCCTCCACCCCCGCCTCGTACGACCTGAAGTCCGTGCGTGTGCCGGACCCGTTCTTCGGCGGGCAGGACACGATGGACATCTTCGGGCCGGCCGCGCAGAAGATCACGGTCGCCTACAACAGCCCGTTCGACATCGCGCTCGGGCAGCCCCTCAAGGACGAGATCAAGAACGTCGGTGTCCTCGGCAAGGACCCCAAGAAGGCCTGGAGTGACGCCATGAGCAAGTGCCGGCGCATCGCGGACCACCTGGGGGTGAGCTACTGA
- a CDS encoding glycoside hydrolase family 2 TIM barrel-domain containing protein encodes MTDPLLALRPWESPEVTSWGRLPMSAVDRRADARSLDGDWRFQLLPAPDAPLADAWSSAYVPGVWTMQDTDDLPQYTNVRMPYTEFPPLSPAANPTGVYEREIDVPADWAGRRIVLQVGAAESVLLVHVDGRPVGISKDSHLAADFDLSDVVRPGARATVRLTVVKWSDSSHIEDQDQWWHGGITRSVLLYATDPLYLADVTVRASYDGGLRVDCQVRDAAGALPAGWYVSGDLDGQLLTQDEEFDRFNAEDDRVSDFLGEARMRAGVPEVRTWNAETPELYGLTVRLHRADGTVADASYRRIGFRDVEIVGRDLLVNGERVYIRGVNRHDFHPLTGRTVSYDDMRADLVLLKRFGFNAVRTSHYPNDPALYDLADELGFYVVDEADIESHDHAHEIADDPRYLSAFVDRVARMVLRDKNHPSVIIWSLGNESDYGANHDAAAGWVRRHDPTRPVQYEGAAKRGWADPDLASDIACPMYAPIEDCVAHALSGEQTKPLIQCEYSHAMGNSNGTLADTWAAIESTPGLQGGFIWEFWDHGILQRVSDGRPTGRAGAGLYDNGVAAPGQRWAYGGDFGESVHDGAFIADGVVFPDRTPKPVMFEHREIAAPVRIECFRHEGIVLGNHQHFRGFEWLTATWELALADGRTLTARAELPTLCPGETVAVPLPFELPEDGGEAWLTLRVTTAEDQPWAPRGTDVCAPQVRLRAATRMAAPVVGGGRVEVDGEGLLRHPLLTLAPTLSLWRAPTDNDELGGTAARWRTWGLDSLVRKVVSVRRDGERSEMGVPPAEGWGRVTTVAEYAGAVGVVRHCQVFTPVEGGVLVEESAELPEEFVDVARVGTVFETVPGLDLLEWFGRGPWESYPDRAAGAPVGHHSVPVDALFTPYLRPQESGGRHGVRRFTLSAPDATGLAVDLDEPRQVSVTRHRAADLTAVRHHDELVPRASCVVQLDAAHRGLGTASCGPDTSPQYLVAPGVHRWSWTLRVL; translated from the coding sequence ATGACCGACCCGCTGCTCGCGCTCCGCCCCTGGGAGTCACCCGAGGTGACCTCCTGGGGGCGGTTGCCCATGTCCGCCGTAGACCGCCGCGCCGACGCGCGCTCCCTCGACGGCGACTGGCGCTTCCAGCTGCTGCCGGCGCCGGACGCGCCGCTCGCGGACGCCTGGTCGTCCGCATACGTGCCGGGCGTATGGACCATGCAGGATACGGACGACCTTCCGCAGTACACGAACGTCCGTATGCCGTATACAGAATTCCCTCCACTGTCGCCCGCGGCCAATCCGACGGGTGTCTACGAGCGTGAGATCGACGTCCCGGCCGACTGGGCCGGGCGGCGGATCGTGCTCCAGGTCGGGGCCGCCGAGAGCGTGCTGCTCGTGCACGTGGACGGGCGGCCCGTAGGCATCTCCAAGGACTCCCACCTCGCCGCCGACTTCGACCTCTCGGACGTCGTACGCCCCGGCGCGCGGGCCACCGTACGGCTGACCGTGGTCAAGTGGTCGGACTCCTCTCACATCGAGGACCAGGACCAGTGGTGGCACGGGGGCATCACGCGCTCGGTGCTGCTGTACGCGACCGATCCCCTGTATCTCGCGGACGTGACCGTACGGGCGTCCTACGACGGCGGGCTGCGGGTCGACTGTCAGGTGCGGGACGCGGCCGGCGCGCTGCCCGCCGGGTGGTACGTCAGCGGTGATCTCGACGGTCAACTCCTCACCCAGGACGAGGAGTTCGACCGGTTCAACGCCGAGGACGACCGGGTCTCCGACTTCCTCGGCGAGGCCCGCATGCGCGCCGGCGTCCCCGAGGTACGCACCTGGAACGCCGAGACGCCCGAGCTGTACGGCCTCACCGTCCGGCTGCACCGCGCCGACGGGACGGTCGCCGACGCGTCGTACCGGCGCATCGGTTTCCGGGACGTGGAGATCGTCGGGCGGGACCTCCTCGTCAACGGCGAGCGCGTGTACATCCGGGGCGTCAACCGGCACGACTTCCATCCGCTGACCGGCCGCACGGTGTCGTACGACGACATGCGCGCGGACCTGGTGCTGCTCAAGCGGTTCGGCTTCAACGCGGTCCGCACCTCGCACTACCCGAACGACCCGGCGCTCTACGACCTCGCCGACGAGCTGGGCTTCTACGTCGTCGACGAGGCGGACATCGAGTCGCACGACCACGCGCACGAGATCGCGGACGACCCGCGCTATCTGAGCGCGTTCGTGGACCGCGTGGCGCGGATGGTGCTGCGCGACAAGAACCACCCCTCGGTGATCATCTGGTCGCTCGGCAACGAGTCCGACTACGGCGCGAACCACGACGCGGCGGCCGGCTGGGTCCGCCGCCACGACCCGACCAGACCGGTCCAGTACGAGGGCGCGGCCAAGCGCGGCTGGGCCGACCCGGACCTCGCCTCCGACATCGCGTGTCCGATGTACGCGCCGATCGAGGACTGTGTCGCGCACGCGCTGTCCGGTGAGCAGACCAAGCCGTTGATCCAGTGCGAGTACTCGCACGCGATGGGCAACAGCAACGGAACCCTCGCGGACACCTGGGCCGCCATCGAGTCAACCCCGGGTCTTCAGGGCGGCTTCATCTGGGAGTTCTGGGACCACGGGATCCTGCAGCGTGTGAGCGACGGAAGACCCACCGGCCGCGCGGGCGCCGGACTGTATGACAACGGTGTCGCCGCGCCCGGTCAACGCTGGGCGTACGGCGGTGACTTCGGCGAGTCGGTCCACGACGGCGCGTTCATCGCGGACGGCGTGGTGTTTCCCGACCGCACGCCCAAGCCGGTCATGTTCGAGCACCGGGAGATCGCGGCGCCGGTGCGCATCGAGTGCTTCCGGCACGAGGGCATCGTCCTCGGCAACCACCAGCACTTCCGCGGCTTCGAATGGCTCACCGCCACCTGGGAGTTGGCCCTCGCGGACGGCCGCACGCTGACGGCTCGGGCCGAACTGCCCACGCTGTGCCCGGGTGAGACGGTGGCCGTACCGCTGCCGTTCGAGCTGCCGGAGGACGGCGGCGAGGCCTGGCTGACGCTGCGCGTGACGACGGCCGAGGACCAGCCGTGGGCACCGCGTGGCACGGACGTGTGCGCGCCCCAGGTACGGCTGCGGGCGGCAACACGCATGGCAGCGCCCGTGGTCGGCGGTGGCCGGGTCGAGGTCGACGGCGAAGGCCTGCTGCGCCACCCGCTGTTGACTCTCGCCCCGACCCTGTCCCTGTGGCGGGCGCCCACCGACAACGACGAGTTGGGCGGCACGGCGGCGCGCTGGCGGACCTGGGGTCTCGACTCGCTGGTCCGCAAGGTTGTCTCGGTACGGCGTGACGGCGAGCGAAGCGAGATGGGGGTCCCCCCGGCCGAAGGCTGGGGGAGGGTGACGACCGTCGCGGAGTACGCCGGGGCCGTGGGTGTGGTCCGGCACTGTCAGGTGTTCACGCCGGTGGAGGGCGGGGTCCTGGTCGAGGAATCGGCCGAGCTGCCCGAGGAGTTCGTCGATGTGGCCCGGGTGGGCACCGTGTTCGAGACGGTGCCGGGTCTTGATCTGCTGGAGTGGTTCGGCCGGGGTCCCTGGGAGTCGTACCCCGACCGCGCCGCGGGCGCGCCCGTGGGCCACCACTCGGTCCCCGTCGACGCGTTGTTCACCCCGTATCTGCGGCCGCAGGAGAGCGGTGGGCGGCACGGGGTACGGCGGTTCACGCTGTCGGCACCGGACGCCACCGGTCTCGCGGTCGACCTCGACGAGCCCCGCCAGGTCTCGGTGACCCGCCATCGCGCCGCGGACCTGACCGCCGTACGGCACCACGACGAGCTGGTGCCGCGCGCGTCCTGCGTGGTGCAACTCGACGCGGCTCACCGGGGGTTGGGCACGGCGTCGTGCGGCCCCGACACGTCACCTCAGTATCTCGTCGCACCGGGTGTCCATCGCTGGAGCTGGACCCTGCGCGTTCTCTGA
- a CDS encoding carbohydrate ABC transporter permease, producing the protein MAFFQGTRRPKGIRGDRSRGIALHVSLILGVLLSAFPFYWAVIMSTHTSSEIFSYPPKLLPGTHFLENVRSLFDNIDFFGSMFNSVLVAGSVTFLVLFFDSLAAFVFAKFQFPGKNVLFALLMVIFMVPAQLAAIPQFVIMAKLGWIGSMTALIVPAAANAFGIFWMRQYMKSAIHDELLDASRIDGANFLRQYWHVALPVVRPGLAFLGIFTFMGQWNDYAWPLIALTNPNNVTLQVALSQLNGTHGTTDYGMVMTGALLALVPLLIVFAVGAKQIIGDLGKGAIR; encoded by the coding sequence ATGGCATTCTTCCAAGGCACACGGCGACCGAAGGGCATCCGGGGCGACCGGAGCCGCGGCATCGCCCTCCATGTCTCCCTGATCCTGGGCGTGTTGCTCTCGGCCTTCCCGTTCTACTGGGCCGTGATCATGTCGACGCACACCTCGTCGGAGATCTTCTCCTACCCGCCCAAGCTGCTGCCGGGCACGCACTTCCTGGAGAACGTGCGCAGCCTCTTCGACAACATCGACTTCTTCGGCTCGATGTTCAACTCGGTGCTCGTGGCGGGGTCGGTGACCTTCCTGGTCCTGTTCTTCGACTCGCTGGCAGCGTTCGTCTTCGCCAAGTTCCAGTTCCCCGGCAAGAACGTGCTGTTCGCGCTACTGATGGTCATCTTCATGGTGCCGGCGCAGCTCGCGGCCATCCCGCAGTTCGTCATCATGGCGAAGCTCGGCTGGATCGGCTCGATGACCGCGCTGATCGTGCCCGCGGCGGCCAACGCGTTCGGCATCTTCTGGATGCGCCAGTACATGAAGAGCGCGATCCACGACGAACTCCTCGACGCCTCCCGCATCGATGGCGCGAACTTCCTGCGCCAGTACTGGCACGTGGCCCTCCCCGTGGTCCGCCCGGGCCTCGCCTTCCTCGGCATCTTCACCTTCATGGGCCAGTGGAACGACTACGCCTGGCCCCTGATCGCCCTCACCAACCCGAACAACGTCACCCTCCAGGTGGCCCTGTCCCAGCTCAACGGCACCCACGGCACCACCGACTACGGAATGGTCATGACCGGCGCGCTCCTCGCCCTCGTCCCCCTGCTGATCGTGTTCGCGGTCGGCGCCAAGCAGATCATCGGCGACCTCGGCAAGGGAGCCATCCGCTGA
- a CDS encoding DeoR/GlpR family DNA-binding transcription regulator codes for MLAERRHQLILRALRSGGPAAVTDLSEQLGVSPATIRRDLLKLEEDGLLTRVHGGAVADEGDQPFAEVAEVRVAEKDAIAARAAAMVADGQSVLLDIGTTAYRLARQLHGRRLTVITSNLVVYEELADDEGIELVLLGGMVRREYRSLVGFLTEDNLRQLHADWLFLGTSGVRPGGQVMDTTVVEVPVKRAMIKAADKVVLLADAQKFPGTGMAKVCGPEDLDAVVTNAPVDPVTRSSLEEAGVEVVVAGKVKA; via the coding sequence GTGCTGGCAGAACGACGACATCAACTCATCCTGCGGGCCCTGCGCTCCGGGGGCCCCGCGGCCGTGACCGATCTCTCCGAGCAACTGGGTGTGAGCCCCGCCACGATCAGGCGTGATCTGCTCAAACTGGAGGAGGACGGACTGCTCACGCGTGTCCACGGCGGCGCCGTGGCCGACGAGGGCGACCAGCCCTTCGCCGAGGTCGCCGAGGTGCGGGTGGCCGAGAAGGACGCGATAGCCGCGCGCGCCGCGGCGATGGTCGCCGACGGCCAGTCGGTCCTCCTCGACATCGGCACCACCGCCTACCGGCTGGCCCGCCAGCTGCACGGCCGCCGGCTCACCGTGATCACCAGCAACCTCGTGGTCTACGAGGAGCTGGCCGACGACGAGGGCATCGAACTGGTGCTGCTCGGCGGCATGGTCCGGCGCGAGTACCGCTCCCTGGTGGGCTTCCTCACCGAGGACAACCTGCGCCAGCTGCACGCCGACTGGCTCTTCCTCGGCACCAGTGGAGTGCGCCCCGGCGGGCAGGTGATGGACACGACGGTCGTCGAGGTGCCGGTGAAACGGGCCATGATCAAGGCCGCCGACAAGGTCGTGCTGCTCGCGGACGCGCAGAAGTTCCCGGGTACGGGGATGGCGAAGGTGTGCGGACCCGAGGACCTGGACGCGGTGGTGACGAACGCCCCGGTCGACCCGGTGACCCGTTCCTCCCTGGAGGAAGCGGGCGTCGAGGTCGTCGTGGCAGGAAAGGTGAAAGCGTGA